The Xanthomonas sontii genome contains a region encoding:
- the fabB gene encoding beta-ketoacyl-ACP synthase I encodes MRRVVITGMGITSCLGNDLDSVSRALREGRAGIRHNPQAVEAGLRSQIGGDVQLDLDAAIDRKLKRFMGDASAYAYLALRDALADAGLDEAAISDPRIGLIAGSGGGSSHWQVEAADLLRNRGVRKVGPYMVPRTMCSAVSASLATAFKIKGVSYSLSAACATSAHCIGAAADLIRHGQQDVMFAGGGEELDWTMSLMFDAMGALSTGFNDTPAVASRPYDAARDGFVIAGGGGMLVLEDYEHAVARGARIHAELVGYGVTSDGADMVAPSGEGAVRCMHMALQGVDAPIDYLNTHGTSTPLGDVTELDAVRAVFGDAVPPLSSTKALSGHSLGAASVHEAIYCLLMLRDGFIAGSANIDTLDPRAEGFPIVRESRDADLRTVMSNSFGFGGTNAALVFAKT; translated from the coding sequence ATGCGGCGCGTGGTCATTACCGGAATGGGCATCACGTCGTGCCTGGGCAACGATCTGGACAGCGTGTCGCGCGCCTTGCGCGAAGGCCGCGCCGGCATCCGCCATAACCCGCAGGCGGTCGAGGCCGGCCTGCGCAGCCAGATCGGCGGCGATGTGCAGTTGGACCTGGACGCGGCGATCGACCGCAAGCTCAAGCGCTTCATGGGCGACGCCTCGGCCTACGCCTACCTGGCGCTGCGCGATGCGCTGGCCGATGCCGGCCTGGACGAGGCGGCGATCAGCGACCCGCGGATCGGCCTGATCGCCGGCTCCGGCGGCGGCTCCAGCCATTGGCAGGTGGAAGCGGCGGACCTGCTGCGCAACCGCGGCGTGCGCAAGGTCGGCCCGTACATGGTGCCGCGCACGATGTGTTCGGCGGTGTCGGCAAGCCTGGCCACCGCGTTCAAGATCAAGGGCGTGAGCTACTCGTTGTCGGCCGCATGCGCGACCTCGGCGCACTGCATCGGCGCGGCGGCGGACCTGATCCGCCACGGCCAGCAGGACGTGATGTTCGCCGGCGGCGGCGAAGAGCTGGACTGGACCATGAGCCTGATGTTCGACGCGATGGGCGCATTGTCCACCGGCTTCAACGACACGCCGGCGGTGGCCTCGCGACCCTACGACGCCGCGCGCGACGGCTTCGTCATCGCCGGCGGCGGCGGCATGCTGGTGCTGGAGGACTACGAGCACGCGGTGGCGCGCGGCGCGCGCATCCACGCCGAACTGGTCGGCTACGGCGTGACCTCCGACGGCGCCGACATGGTGGCCCCGTCCGGCGAAGGCGCGGTGCGCTGCATGCACATGGCGCTGCAGGGCGTGGACGCGCCGATCGACTATCTCAACACCCATGGCACCTCGACGCCGCTGGGCGATGTCACCGAGCTGGATGCGGTGCGCGCGGTGTTCGGCGATGCGGTGCCGCCGCTGTCCTCGACCAAGGCGCTGTCCGGGCATTCGCTGGGCGCGGCGAGCGTGCACGAGGCGATCTACTGCCTGCTGATGCTGCGCGACGGCTTCATCGCCGGCTCGGCCAATATCGACACGCTGGATCCGCGCGCCGAGGGGTTCCCGATCGTGCGCGAGAGCCGCGACGCGGACTTGCGCACGGTGATGTCCAACAGCTTCGGCTTCGGCGGCACCAACGCCGCGCTGGTGTTCGCCAAGACCTGA
- a CDS encoding CopL family metal-binding regulatory protein, translating to MPTFAVLLRLLLCLSLLLNGTAAAMAMPGMPAHGSATHEAAAIVASAAPVHAAMPCHDAPPPPPADHCHDHAGKHGGCGGMAGCQCPHAQPLPALLAMPLALPRLPRTLIAAAPQAAHGAPGLPRLERPPSA from the coding sequence GTGCCGACCTTCGCCGTCCTGCTGCGCCTGCTGCTGTGCCTGAGCCTGCTGCTCAACGGCACCGCGGCCGCCATGGCGATGCCCGGCATGCCGGCGCACGGCAGCGCGACGCACGAAGCGGCTGCCATCGTCGCCAGCGCGGCGCCGGTGCATGCGGCGATGCCCTGTCACGACGCACCGCCACCGCCGCCGGCCGACCACTGCCACGACCATGCCGGCAAGCACGGCGGCTGCGGCGGCATGGCCGGCTGCCAATGTCCGCACGCGCAACCGCTGCCGGCCTTGCTGGCGATGCCGCTGGCGCTGCCACGCTTGCCCCGCACCCTGATTGCCGCCGCTCCCCAGGCCGCGCACGGCGCGCCCGGCCTGCCGCGGCTGGAACGCCCTCCCAGCGCCTGA
- a CDS encoding heavy-metal-associated domain-containing protein, with product MHHLDLLVHGMSCGGCSARLQRVLDACPGVAASTVVLEGGRVGIDYDPARIDVAALKQAIADAGFSVAAG from the coding sequence ATGCACCATCTCGATCTCCTCGTCCACGGCATGAGTTGCGGCGGCTGCAGCGCACGGCTGCAGCGGGTGCTCGACGCCTGCCCGGGCGTGGCCGCCAGCACGGTGGTGCTGGAAGGCGGGCGCGTCGGCATCGACTACGACCCCGCGCGCATCGACGTGGCCGCGCTGAAGCAGGCGATCGCAGACGCCGGCTTCAGCGTGGCCGCTGGCTGA
- a CDS encoding heavy metal translocating P-type ATPase: MSTGRATASLTLPVQGMTCAACAAGVEKALQRLPGVAAQASYAGARVQVDYDPQQVDLPTLLQRIQQAGYRVPTQTVTLELSGLHCASCVASIDAVLAKTPGVLAGHANLASAKARVEIVPGTVAPAELIARIARAGFGARVAQAMDPEQLAERERDEQRAWRRELGLFAAAVLLTLPFWGQMLGMLDGDALRGAHAEPLPRWLQLLLATPVQCWIGARFYRAGYRALRNGSANMDVLVALGTGMAYLYSAVVTVAGLHGQHVYFEASTSVITLVLLGRLLEARAKRRTTAAVRALLDLAPTTARVERDGVIVEVDAAELAVGDVFVVAAGERVPVDGEVLEGHSSVDEAMLSGEAMPVAKAPGSRLHAATVNQLGLLRARATGVGADTLLAQIVRMVDAAQGSRAPIQRLVDRIAAVFVPAVLAIAAITLGATWALGGSFAEALVHAVAVLVIACPCALGLATPTAIMVGTGVGARAGILIRDAEVLERARALTALVVDKTGTLTLGQPQVTAVLVADAAETAPLLRLAAALETGSAHPLARAIVQRAADLGVRAAVPAPSAEAVQTLPGQGVRGRVDGREVALGALAWLDGLVAAPADPTLRRQAETAQAQGQSVVGVAVDGAVAGYIAIADPLREDAAEAVALLQARGIAVTMLSGDNRHAAQAVAARLGIEQVQAEVLPHDKAAHVRQLQAVPGARVGMVGDGINDAPALAAADVSFAIGSGSDIAIEAADVVLMHGDLAGVAAAIDLSAATVRKIRQNLFFAFVFNGLGIPLAAFGLLNPVIAGAAMALSSVSVLGNALLLNRWRAQ; encoded by the coding sequence ATGAGCACGGGCCGCGCCACCGCGTCGCTGACGCTGCCGGTGCAGGGCATGACCTGCGCCGCCTGCGCGGCCGGCGTGGAGAAGGCGCTGCAGCGCCTGCCCGGCGTGGCGGCGCAGGCCAGCTATGCCGGCGCGCGCGTGCAGGTGGACTACGATCCGCAGCAGGTGGATCTGCCGACGCTGCTGCAGCGCATCCAGCAGGCCGGCTACCGCGTGCCGACCCAGACCGTGACCCTTGAACTCAGCGGCCTGCACTGCGCGTCCTGCGTGGCGTCCATCGATGCGGTGCTAGCGAAGACCCCGGGTGTGCTCGCCGGCCACGCCAACCTGGCCTCGGCCAAGGCGCGGGTGGAGATCGTGCCGGGCACGGTCGCGCCGGCGGAACTCATCGCGCGGATCGCCCGTGCCGGGTTCGGCGCGCGCGTCGCGCAGGCCATGGACCCAGAGCAACTGGCCGAGCGCGAGCGCGACGAGCAACGTGCCTGGCGACGCGAGCTGGGCCTGTTCGCCGCAGCGGTGCTGCTGACCCTGCCGTTCTGGGGGCAGATGCTCGGCATGCTGGATGGCGACGCCCTGCGCGGCGCGCACGCCGAGCCGCTGCCGCGCTGGCTGCAGCTGTTGCTGGCGACGCCGGTGCAGTGCTGGATCGGCGCGCGCTTCTACCGCGCCGGCTACCGCGCGCTGCGCAACGGCAGCGCCAACATGGACGTGCTGGTCGCGCTGGGCACCGGCATGGCCTATCTGTACAGCGCCGTGGTCACCGTGGCCGGCCTGCACGGCCAGCACGTGTACTTCGAGGCCAGCACCAGCGTCATCACCCTGGTGCTGCTCGGGCGCCTGCTCGAGGCCCGCGCCAAGCGCCGCACCACCGCGGCGGTGCGCGCGCTGCTCGACCTGGCGCCGACCACCGCGCGGGTCGAGCGCGACGGCGTCATCGTGGAGGTGGATGCGGCGGAACTGGCGGTCGGCGACGTGTTCGTGGTCGCTGCCGGCGAGCGCGTGCCGGTGGACGGCGAGGTGCTCGAGGGCCATTCCAGCGTGGACGAGGCGATGCTGTCCGGCGAGGCCATGCCGGTGGCCAAGGCGCCGGGCAGCCGCCTGCATGCGGCCACGGTCAACCAGCTCGGCCTGCTGCGCGCGCGCGCCACCGGTGTCGGCGCGGACACCCTGTTGGCGCAGATCGTGCGCATGGTCGATGCCGCGCAAGGCTCGCGTGCGCCGATCCAGCGCCTGGTCGACCGTATCGCCGCGGTGTTCGTGCCGGCGGTGCTGGCGATCGCCGCCATCACCCTTGGCGCGACCTGGGCGCTGGGCGGCAGCTTCGCCGAGGCGCTGGTGCACGCGGTGGCGGTGCTGGTGATCGCCTGCCCGTGCGCGCTGGGCCTGGCCACGCCGACCGCGATCATGGTCGGCACCGGTGTCGGCGCGCGCGCCGGCATCCTGATCCGCGACGCCGAGGTGCTGGAACGCGCCCGTGCGCTGACCGCGCTGGTGGTCGACAAGACCGGCACGCTGACCCTGGGCCAGCCGCAGGTGACGGCGGTGCTGGTCGCCGACGCGGCCGAGACCGCGCCGCTGTTGCGCCTGGCCGCGGCGCTGGAGACCGGCTCGGCGCATCCGCTGGCGCGCGCCATCGTGCAGCGCGCCGCCGACTTGGGCGTGCGCGCGGCCGTGCCGGCACCGTCGGCTGAGGCGGTGCAGACGTTGCCGGGGCAGGGTGTGCGCGGCCGCGTGGACGGGCGCGAGGTGGCGCTGGGCGCGCTGGCGTGGCTCGACGGCCTGGTCGCCGCGCCGGCCGACCCGACGCTGCGCCGCCAGGCAGAGACGGCGCAAGCGCAGGGTCAGAGCGTGGTCGGGGTGGCGGTGGACGGCGCCGTGGCCGGCTACATCGCCATCGCCGATCCGCTGCGCGAGGATGCCGCCGAGGCGGTGGCGTTGCTGCAGGCGCGCGGCATCGCGGTGACCATGCTCAGCGGCGACAACCGCCACGCGGCGCAGGCGGTGGCCGCGCGGCTCGGCATCGAGCAGGTGCAGGCCGAGGTGCTGCCGCATGACAAGGCCGCGCATGTGCGCCAGTTGCAGGCGGTGCCGGGCGCACGCGTGGGCATGGTCGGCGACGGCATCAACGATGCCCCGGCACTGGCCGCGGCCGACGTCAGTTTCGCCATCGGCAGCGGTTCGGACATCGCCATCGAGGCGGCCGACGTGGTGCTGATGCACGGCGACCTGGCCGGCGTCGCCGCCGCCATCGACCTGTCCGCGGCGACGGTGCGCAAGATCCGCCAGAACCTGTTCTTCGCCTTCGTCTTCAACGGCCTGGGCATCCCGCTGGCCGCGTTCGGCCTGCTCAACCCGGTGATCGCCGGCGCGGCGATGGCGCTGAGTTCGGTCTCGGTGCTGGGCAACGCGCTGCTGCTGAATCGCTGGCGTGCGCAGTGA
- a CDS encoding heavy metal-responsive transcriptional regulator: MRSDPATACFTIGALARQADVAIDTVRYYERQGLLPPAPRRASGYREYDAAAVQRVRFIRRAKELGFSLEEIGELLALQDDRVHGVEGIKQRASARLQALDRRIAELTEMRDTLAALVEDCPGHGAPDACPILGDIRGDAAGEPSR; this comes from the coding sequence ATGCGATCCGACCCCGCAACCGCCTGCTTCACCATCGGCGCGCTCGCCCGCCAGGCCGACGTCGCCATCGACACCGTGCGCTACTACGAGCGCCAGGGCCTGCTGCCGCCCGCCCCGCGCCGCGCCTCCGGCTACCGCGAGTACGACGCCGCGGCGGTGCAGCGGGTGCGCTTCATCCGCCGCGCCAAGGAACTGGGCTTTTCGCTGGAGGAGATCGGCGAGTTGCTGGCGTTGCAGGACGATCGCGTGCATGGCGTGGAGGGCATCAAGCAGCGCGCCAGCGCGCGCCTGCAGGCGCTGGATCGGCGCATCGCCGAACTGACCGAGATGCGCGACACCCTGGCGGCGCTGGTCGAGGATTGCCCCGGCCACGGCGCGCCGGACGCCTGCCCGATCCTGGGCGACATCCGCGGCGATGCCGCCGGCGAGCCGTCGCGATGA
- the dinB gene encoding DNA polymerase IV, which yields MGSMRKIIHVDMDAFYASVEQRDDPALRGKPVVVAWRGMRSVVCAASYEARVFGVRSAMPALRAERLCPDAVFVPPDFARYKAVSRQVREIFQRHTDLIEPLSLDEAYLDVTEPKGELRTATEIAQTIRAQIRAETELTASAGIAPNKFLAKIASDWRKPDGQFVIRPHRVEAFLTPLPVNKVPGVGKVMEAKLAELGIATVGDLRARSEAELEARFGSFGLRLYQRARGIDERPVESDQPVQSISSEDTFAEDLALEALEPAIRQLAEKTWNATRRTERIARTVVLKLKTAQFRILTRSFTPEQPPDSLQALIDIALALRERVDLPASTRYRLVGVGLSGFHEREPGQAQGRLFG from the coding sequence ATGGGGTCGATGCGCAAGATCATTCACGTCGACATGGACGCGTTCTACGCGTCCGTGGAGCAGCGTGACGATCCTGCGCTGCGCGGCAAGCCGGTGGTGGTGGCCTGGCGCGGCATGCGCTCGGTGGTGTGCGCCGCCTCCTACGAGGCGCGCGTGTTCGGCGTGCGCTCGGCGATGCCGGCGCTGCGTGCCGAGCGGCTGTGCCCGGACGCGGTCTTCGTGCCGCCGGATTTCGCCCGCTACAAGGCGGTGTCGCGGCAGGTGCGCGAGATCTTCCAGCGTCATACCGACCTGATCGAGCCGCTGTCGCTGGACGAGGCCTACCTGGACGTCACCGAGCCCAAGGGCGAATTGCGCACCGCCACCGAGATCGCCCAGACCATCCGCGCGCAGATCCGCGCCGAAACCGAACTGACCGCCTCGGCCGGCATCGCACCGAACAAGTTCCTGGCCAAGATCGCCTCGGACTGGCGCAAGCCCGACGGCCAGTTCGTGATCCGCCCGCATCGCGTGGAAGCGTTCCTGACGCCATTGCCGGTGAACAAGGTGCCCGGCGTGGGCAAGGTGATGGAGGCCAAGCTGGCGGAACTGGGCATCGCCACCGTCGGCGATCTGCGCGCGCGCAGCGAGGCGGAACTGGAAGCGCGCTTCGGCAGCTTCGGCCTGCGCCTGTACCAGCGCGCGCGCGGCATCGACGAGCGCCCGGTGGAATCGGACCAGCCGGTGCAGTCGATCTCCTCCGAGGACACCTTCGCCGAAGACCTGGCGCTGGAGGCGCTGGAGCCGGCGATCCGGCAACTGGCCGAGAAGACCTGGAACGCCACCCGCCGCACCGAGCGCATCGCGCGCACCGTGGTGCTGAAGCTGAAGACCGCGCAGTTCCGCATCCTCACCCGCAGCTTCACCCCGGAGCAACCGCCGGACTCGCTGCAGGCCTTGATCGACATCGCCCTGGCGCTGCGCGAGCGGGTGGACCTGCCGGCATCCACCCGCTACCGCCTGGTCGGCGTCGGCCTGTCCGGCTTCCACGAGCGCGAGCCGGGGCAGGCGCAGGGGCGCTTGTTCGGTTGA
- a CDS encoding M3 family metallopeptidase, whose translation MTNPLLDFSGLPRFDAIQPEHIGPAIDTLLAQAEAAVAAAETVAPVRWDSFVAPLDDATERLWRAWGQVSHLQAVVNTPALREAYNANLPKVTRFSSALGQNLALFAQYRTLAQSPDAAALGSAQRKVLDNALRDFRLGGAELGEADKQRFAAIQEELSALSAKFSQNVLDATDAWSLLVDDPARLAGLPEDSIAAARAAAERDGQTGWKLTLQMPCYLPVQMYAEDRALRETLYRANAIRASEFGDAALDNSAAIGRILALRGELAALLGFASYAEYSLATKMAQDPAQVLDFLHDLAARAKPYAQRDRAELEAFAREHLGLDTLEAWDLAYAGEKLKQARYSFSEQDVKRYFTEPKVLDGLFGLIHDLYGLRVEADSAPVWHPDVRFFRLSDAQGRLIGQFYLDLYAREGKRGGAWMDDCRNRRERADGVQTPLVYLVCNFGRGSDGKPATFTHNEVTTLFHEMGHGLHQLLTQVGELGVAGINGVEWDAVELPSQFMENFCWEWPRLQAMTAHVDSGEPLPRALFDKMLAAKNYQSGMFTVRQLEFALFDMQLHHDFDAQADSVLQLLERVRDAVAVNRPPAWNRFPHQFNHIFAGGYAAGYYSYKWAEVLSADAYAAFEEAPDQLADTGARFLREILSRGGSRPALENFTAFRGRAPELEALLRHSGMAG comes from the coding sequence ATGACCAATCCCCTGCTCGATTTTTCCGGCCTGCCGCGCTTCGATGCGATCCAGCCCGAGCACATCGGCCCGGCGATCGACACGCTGCTGGCGCAGGCCGAGGCCGCCGTGGCCGCCGCCGAGACGGTGGCGCCGGTGCGCTGGGACAGCTTCGTGGCGCCGCTGGACGACGCCACCGAGCGCCTGTGGCGTGCCTGGGGCCAGGTGAGCCACCTGCAGGCGGTGGTCAACACGCCGGCGCTGCGCGAGGCCTACAACGCCAACCTGCCCAAGGTGACGCGCTTCTCCAGCGCGCTGGGACAGAACCTGGCGCTGTTCGCGCAGTACCGCACGCTGGCGCAATCGCCGGACGCGGCCGCGCTCGGCTCGGCGCAGCGCAAGGTGCTGGACAACGCGCTGCGCGATTTCCGCCTGGGCGGCGCCGAACTGGGCGAGGCCGACAAGCAGCGCTTCGCCGCGATCCAGGAAGAACTGTCGGCGCTGTCGGCCAAGTTCTCGCAGAACGTGCTCGATGCCACCGACGCGTGGTCGCTGCTGGTCGACGACCCGGCGCGCCTGGCCGGCCTGCCCGAGGACAGCATCGCCGCCGCGCGTGCGGCGGCCGAACGCGACGGCCAGACAGGCTGGAAGCTGACCCTGCAGATGCCCTGCTATCTGCCGGTGCAGATGTACGCCGAAGACCGCGCCCTGCGCGAGACGCTGTACCGCGCCAACGCGATCCGCGCCTCGGAGTTCGGCGATGCGGCGCTGGACAACAGCGCGGCGATCGGCCGCATCCTAGCCCTGCGCGGCGAACTGGCGGCGCTGCTCGGCTTCGCCAGCTACGCCGAGTATTCGCTGGCGACGAAGATGGCGCAGGATCCGGCGCAGGTGCTGGACTTCCTGCACGATCTGGCCGCACGCGCCAAGCCCTACGCGCAGCGCGACCGCGCCGAACTGGAGGCATTCGCTCGCGAGCACCTGGGCCTGGACACGCTGGAAGCCTGGGATCTGGCCTATGCCGGCGAAAAGCTCAAGCAGGCGCGCTACAGCTTCTCCGAGCAGGACGTGAAGCGCTACTTCACCGAGCCCAAGGTGCTGGACGGCCTGTTCGGCCTGATCCACGACCTGTACGGCTTGCGCGTGGAGGCCGACAGCGCGCCGGTGTGGCATCCGGACGTGCGCTTCTTCCGCCTCAGCGACGCGCAGGGGCGCCTGATCGGGCAGTTCTACCTGGATCTGTACGCACGCGAAGGCAAGCGCGGCGGCGCCTGGATGGACGACTGCCGCAACCGCCGCGAGCGCGCCGACGGCGTGCAGACCCCGCTGGTGTACCTGGTGTGCAATTTCGGCCGCGGCAGCGACGGCAAGCCGGCCACCTTCACCCACAACGAGGTCACCACCCTGTTCCACGAGATGGGCCATGGCCTGCACCAGTTGCTGACCCAGGTCGGCGAACTGGGCGTGGCCGGCATCAACGGCGTGGAGTGGGACGCGGTGGAACTGCCCAGCCAGTTCATGGAGAACTTCTGCTGGGAATGGCCGCGCCTGCAGGCGATGACCGCGCACGTGGACAGCGGCGAACCGCTGCCGCGCGCACTGTTCGACAAGATGCTGGCGGCGAAGAACTACCAGAGCGGCATGTTCACCGTGCGCCAGCTCGAGTTCGCGCTGTTCGACATGCAGTTGCACCACGACTTCGATGCGCAGGCCGACAGCGTGCTGCAGTTGCTCGAGCGCGTGCGCGACGCCGTGGCGGTGAACCGGCCGCCGGCCTGGAACCGCTTCCCGCACCAGTTCAACCACATCTTCGCCGGCGGCTATGCGGCCGGCTACTACAGCTACAAGTGGGCCGAGGTGCTCAGCGCCGACGCCTATGCCGCATTCGAGGAAGCGCCGGATCAGTTGGCAGACACCGGCGCGCGCTTCCTGCGCGAGATCCTCTCGCGCGGCGGCAGCCGCCCGGCGCTGGAGAACTTCACTGCCTTCCGCGGCCGTGCGCCGGAGCTGGAGGCGTTGCTGCGGCACAGCGGCATGGCCGGATAA
- a CDS encoding PLP-dependent cysteine synthase family protein, with the protein MTHRAWVAAAIQKIEADFNRSADTHLIPLDLPGFPGIDLYFKDESSHPTGSLKHRLARSLFLYALANGWLREGRPVIEASSGSTAVSEAYFARLLGLPFIAVMPATTSPEKIAAIEFQGGRCHLVGRACDLHADSVQLARETGGHFMDQFLYAERATDWRANNNIAESIFRQMQEEPHPIPAWIVCSPGTGGTAATLGRYVRYRRHPTRILCADPEVSLFFDGYREALAGRDYAGLESTGGSRIEGIGRPRVEPSFIPSCVDAMVKVPDALSLAAMRYVSARLGRRVGGSTGTNFVGVLQAATRMREQGRSGAIVTILCDSGERYGHSYYRPQWYAEQGIDVEQADAQLAAAVAGAGLPPLPCAALD; encoded by the coding sequence ATGACCCATCGCGCTTGGGTGGCCGCCGCCATCCAGAAGATCGAAGCCGACTTCAACCGCTCGGCCGACACCCACCTGATCCCGCTGGACCTGCCCGGTTTCCCCGGCATCGACCTGTATTTCAAGGACGAGTCCAGCCATCCCACCGGCAGCCTCAAGCACCGCCTGGCGCGCTCGCTGTTCCTGTACGCGCTGGCCAACGGCTGGCTGCGCGAGGGGCGGCCGGTGATCGAGGCCTCCAGCGGTTCCACCGCGGTCTCCGAGGCGTATTTCGCGCGCCTGCTGGGGCTGCCGTTCATCGCGGTGATGCCGGCCACCACCTCGCCGGAGAAGATCGCCGCGATCGAGTTCCAGGGCGGGCGCTGCCACCTGGTTGGGCGCGCCTGCGACCTGCATGCCGATTCGGTGCAGCTGGCGCGCGAGACCGGTGGCCACTTCATGGACCAGTTCCTGTACGCCGAACGCGCCACCGACTGGCGCGCCAACAACAACATCGCCGAGTCGATCTTCCGGCAGATGCAGGAGGAGCCGCATCCGATTCCGGCCTGGATCGTGTGCAGCCCCGGCACCGGCGGCACCGCGGCCACGCTCGGGCGCTACGTGCGCTACCGGCGCCATCCCACCCGCATCCTGTGCGCGGATCCGGAAGTGTCGCTGTTCTTCGACGGCTACCGCGAGGCGCTGGCCGGGCGCGACTATGCCGGCCTGGAAAGCACCGGCGGCTCGCGCATCGAAGGCATCGGCCGGCCGCGGGTGGAGCCGAGCTTCATCCCCAGTTGCGTGGATGCGATGGTCAAGGTGCCCGACGCGCTGAGCCTGGCGGCGATGCGCTACGTCAGCGCGCGCCTGGGCCGGCGCGTGGGCGGCTCCACCGGCACCAACTTCGTCGGCGTGCTGCAGGCGGCCACGCGCATGCGCGAACAGGGCCGCAGCGGCGCCATCGTCACCATCCTGTGCGACAGCGGCGAGCGCTACGGGCACAGCTACTACCGGCCGCAGTGGTACGCCGAGCAGGGCATCGACGTGGAGCAGGCCGATGCGCAGCTGGCCGCGGCGGTGGCCGGCGCCGGCCTGCCGCCGCTGCCTTGTGCTGCGCTGGACTGA
- the fabA gene encoding 3-hydroxyacyl-[acyl-carrier-protein] dehydratase FabA: MSRLSSYSREQLLASARGELFGADAARLPNDPMLMFDRIVAIDETGGAHGKGVIRAELDIRPDLWFFGCHFIGDPVMPGCLGLDAMWQLTGFFLTWLGAPGRGRALGVGEVKFTGQVLPTAKQVVYEIDISRVINRKLAMAVADGRMSVDGREIYTAKDMRVGLFTSTEAF; this comes from the coding sequence ATGAGTCGTCTGTCCTCCTATTCGCGCGAGCAATTGCTCGCCAGCGCACGCGGCGAGTTGTTCGGCGCCGACGCCGCGCGCCTGCCCAACGATCCGATGCTGATGTTCGACCGCATCGTCGCCATCGACGAGACCGGCGGCGCGCACGGCAAGGGCGTGATCCGCGCCGAACTGGATATCCGCCCGGACCTGTGGTTCTTCGGCTGCCATTTCATCGGCGATCCGGTGATGCCCGGCTGCCTGGGCCTGGATGCGATGTGGCAGTTGACCGGCTTCTTCCTGACCTGGCTGGGCGCGCCCGGCCGCGGCCGCGCGCTGGGCGTGGGCGAAGTGAAGTTCACCGGGCAGGTGCTGCCCACCGCCAAGCAGGTGGTGTACGAGATCGACATCAGCCGGGTGATCAACCGCAAGCTGGCGATGGCGGTGGCCGACGGCCGCATGTCGGTGGACGGGCGCGAGATCTATACCGCCAAGGACATGCGGGTGGGCCTGTTCACGTCGACGGAGGCGTTCTGA